From the genome of Hyperolius riggenbachi isolate aHypRig1 chromosome 9, aHypRig1.pri, whole genome shotgun sequence, one region includes:
- the LOC137533468 gene encoding olfactory receptor 2G3-like, translated as MEKNQTFVEKFILLGLSADSRLQSLFFFIFLFMYVITASGNLLLIIVVRLDPVLQTPMYFFLSHLSVNDISMSTTIVPKMLANTISEDQSISFVGCAAQMYFHLSLGSTECLILGTMAYDRYNAICKPLHYTIIMNPKQCLCLTASCWTFCFVISMIHAVFTFQLPYCKSSNLNHFFCEIPPLLRLSCKDTKINEVGVFICGAFYFIFSFCLTYLSYFQIISTIVKIHSVQGRHKAFSTCSSHLIVVSLYFGTIMFMYMRPQSKYSPDQDRAAAVLYTVVTPMLNPIIYSVRNKDIKGTILKLIGKVQ; from the coding sequence ATGGAGAAAAATCAGACATTTGTAGAAAAATTCATCCTTCTCGGACTCTCGGCTGACTCCAGGCTTCAGAGCCTCTTCTTTTTCATTTTCCTTTTCATGTACGTGATTACAGCCTCTGGAAATCTTCTCTTGATCATCGTGGTGAGACTTGATCCCGTTCTTCAGACTCCCATGTACTTTTTTCTTAGTCATCTCTCAGTCAATGACATTAGTATGTCAACAACAATAGTGCCCAAGATGCTTGCGAATACAATTTCCGAGGACCAAAGTATTTCTTTTGTGGGATGCGCAGCCCAGATGTACTTTCATTTGTCTCTTGGATCTACAGAGTGCTTGATACTGGGCACCATGGCATACGATAGATACAATGCTATCTGCAAACCATTGCATTACACCATAATAATGAACCCAAAACAGTGTCTATGCTTGACAGCTTCATGTTGGACTTTTTGTTTTGTAATTTCCATGATTCATGCTGTTtttactttccaactgccatattgtAAGTCCAGTAATTTGAACCATTTTTTCTGTGAGATACCCCCATTGCTCCGTCTCTCCTGCAAAGACACCAAGATCAATGAAGTTGGAGTGTTTATCTGTGgagcattttactttattttctcCTTCTGCCTTACATATTTGTCCTATTTCCAGATCATTTCCACCATCGTAAAGATCCACAGTGTCCAGGGGCGTCATAAAGCTTTCTCCACTTGCTCCTCCCACCTCATCGTTGTAAGTCTCTATTTTGGTACCATTATGTTTATGTACATGCGTCCTCAATCTAAGTACTCTCCAGATCAGGACAGGGCAGCGGCTGTTCTTTATACGGTGGTGACACCTATGTTGAATCCTATTATCTACAGTGTGAGAAATAAGGACATTAAAGGAACCATACTTAAGTTAATTGGCAAAGTTcagtaa